A window of the Bufo gargarizans isolate SCDJY-AF-19 chromosome 1, ASM1485885v1, whole genome shotgun sequence genome harbors these coding sequences:
- the LOC122925009 gene encoding gastrula zinc finger protein XlCGF26.1-like has translation MMEEHQPLISQENPFEENLMLSINYNVDGEDIMLHSSGKSLITLNVHPGPHSTDESHNPPNHEELSPDGSQNVTTHTGQKGDNKFQSRTGVKRYSCSECGKCFTKKQTLVIHERSHTGEKPYSCSECGKCFTRKPSLVIHERSHTGEKPYSCSECGKCFVIKAKLKDHQRIHSGEKPYACPQCGKCFTKKSNLDRHERIHTGEKPYSCAECGKCFDFQVSLKDHQRIHTGEKTYLCSECGKYFFSKASLKYHQRSHPEYKPYSCSECTKCFTEKSNLVRHQRSHTGEKPYSCSECEKCFITKPKLKDHQRTHTGEKPYSCSECLKCFNFKATLKDHQKIHTGEKPYSCSECGKCFIRKASLKDHQRSHTGEKPYSCSECGKCFNFKATLKDHQKIHTGEKPYSCSECGKCFISKARLKSHQIIHSGSKPYSCPECGKCFTNKPNLERHERSHTGEKPYSCSECGKWFITKPKLIEHQRSHTGDKPYSCAECGKSFAFKASLKEHQKVHTGEKPYSCSECEKCFLSKASLKDHQRSHTGEKPYSCSECGESFFSKASLKCHQSSHPGYKPYSCPECMKCFTEKSNLVRHQRSHTGEKPYSCSECGKCFITKPKLRDHQRIHTGEKPYSCSECGKCFIFQASLKYHQRSHTGEKPF, from the coding sequence AAAATCCCTTTGAGGAAAACTTGATGTTATCAATAAATTATAACGTAGACGGTGAAGATATCATGTTGCACTCATCAGGAAAAAGCCTCATTACCCTGAATGTACATCCAGGACCACACAGTACAGATGAATCACATAATCCTCCAAATCATGAAGAACTTTCTCCTGACGGATCACAGAATGTTACCACGCATACAGGTCAGAAAGGGGATAACAAATTTCAATCTCGTACTGGGGTGAAGCGatactcctgttcagaatgtggaaagtgcTTTACAAAGAAACAGACTCTTGTGATACATGAACGAAGTCATACAGGAGAGAAACCttattcatgttcagagtgtggtAAGTGCTTTACAAGGAAACCATCTCTTGTgatacatgagagaagtcacacaggagagaaaccgtattcatgttcagaatgtggaaagtgcTTTGTTATTAAAGCCAAACTTAAGGATCATCAGAGAATTCACTCTGGGGAAAAACCATATGCATGTCcacaatgtgggaaatgttttacaaagaAATCTAATCTTGATaggcatgagagaattcacacaggagagaaaccatattcatgtgcagaatgtgggaaatgttttgatTTTCAAGTCAGTCTTAAAGACCATCAGAGGATTCATACAGGAGAAAAAACATAtttgtgttcagaatgtgggaaatatttttttagtaaagccAGTCTTAAATACCATCAGAGAAGTCACCCAGAAtataaaccatattcatgttcagaatgtacgaagtgttttacagagaaatcaaatcttgttagacatcagagaagtcacacaggagagaaaccgtattcatgttcagaatgtgaaaaatgttttattactaAACCCAAACTTAAAgaccatcagagaactcacacgggAGAAAAACCATACTCATGTTCAGAATGTCTGAAATGTTTTAATTTTAAAGCCACTCTTAAAgaccatcagaaaattcacacaggagaaaaaccatattcatgttcagaatgtgggaaatgttttattaggAAAGCCAGTCTTAAAGACCATCAGAggagtcacacaggagaaaaaccatactcctgttcagaatgtgggaaatgttttaattttAAAGCCACTCTTAAAgaccatcagaaaattcacacaggagaaaaaccatattcatgttcagaatgtgggaaatgttttattagtAAAGCCCGTCTTAAATCGCATCAGATAATTCACTCAGGAAGTAAACCgtattcatgtccagaatgtggtaaatgttttacaaataaacCAAATCTTGAaagacatgagagaagtcacacaggagagaaaccatattcatgttcagaatgtggaaaatggttCATTACTAAACCCAAACTTATAGAACATCAGAGGAGTCACACAGGTGATAAACCTTATTCATGTgcagaatgtgggaaaagttttgcTTTTAAAGCCAGTCTTAAAGAGCATCAGAaagttcacacaggagaaaaaccatattcatgttcagaatgcgagAAATGTTTTCTTAGTAAAGCTAGTCTTAAAGACCATCAGAggagtcacacaggagaaaaaccatactcatgttctgaatgtggagaAAGTTTTTTTAGTAAAGCTAGTCTTAAATGCCATCAGAGTAGTCACCCAGGATATAAACcatattcatgtccagaatgtatGAAgtgttttacagagaaatcaaatcttgttagacatcagagaagtcacacaggagagaagccgtattcatgttcagaatgtggaaagtgttttattaCTAAACCCAAACTTAGAgatcatcagagaattcacacaggtgaaaaaccatattcatgttcagaatgtgggaagtgttttatttTTCAAGCCAGTCTTAAAtaccatcagagaagtcacacgggAGAGAAGCCTTTTTGA